A part of Aegilops tauschii subsp. strangulata cultivar AL8/78 chromosome 2, Aet v6.0, whole genome shotgun sequence genomic DNA contains:
- the LOC141041267 gene encoding serine/threonine-protein phosphatase 7 long form homolog: protein MTVNLEDWAMITAMPIEGHALTGRVERTNWQERVATLIGDCPAAKGNRTSGVPLIWLSEHRQKCPEAADETTLEWYARAYLWYILTEVVFPDSSGNSAVWSYLFFPLDDATQRMGDKSNMGGFVWAFSIWMWERLPVGRPEKMPRRPWGAYSEDGDESRHPIVAYDWDVVKLYTGLNKTSYKTYTNELDALTHTQRCIMPMICVYAVEWHLPHRVATQFGVYQHTPPGQPTDTGGHALHL, encoded by the exons ATGACGGTGAACCTCGAGGATTGGGCGATGATTACTGCCATGCCGATCGAGGGTCATGCACTCACCGGGCGAGTGGAGAGGACCAACTGGCAGGAGAGGGTTGCCACCCTCATTGGCGACTGCCCCGCTGCTAAGGGTAACCGTACATCCGGTGTGCCGTTGATCTGGCTCTCGGAGCACCGGCAGAAATGCCCCGAAGCCGCAGACGAGACGACTTTGGAGTGGTACGCGAGGGCCTACCTGTGGTACATTCTCACGGAGGTCGTGTTTCCAGACAGCTCCGGGAACTCTGCCGTCTGGTCGTATCTCTTCTTCCCA CTTGACGACGCAACACAGAGGATGGGAGACAAGTCCAATATGGGTGGCTTTGTGTGGGCCTTCTCCATTTGGATGTGGGAGCGGCTGCCGGTGGGGCGTCCGGAGAAGATGCCAAGACGCCCATGGGGTGCCTATAGCGAAGACGGCGACGAGTCTCGACACCCCATCGTAGCTTACGACTGGGACGTTGTCAAACTCTACACGGGCCTAAACAAGACTTCGTACAAGACCTACACCAACGAGTTGGACGCTTTGACGCATACGCAG CGGTGCATCATGCCCATGATCTGTGTGTACGCCGTCGAGTGGCACTTGCCACACCGCGTGGCCACGCAGTTTGGGGTGTATCAGCATACCCCACCGGGCCAGCCCACCGATACCGGCGGCCACGCGCTCCACCTGTGA
- the LOC120961795 gene encoding glutamate receptor 3.1, whose protein sequence is MKFALHFWGLFCCLYALSKNIYARPDAVSVGALFTFNSTIGRAAKIAISAAVNEINNDSSILPGTNLVVEMQDSNCSGFVGIVQALQFMEKDTVAIIGPQSSVIAHVVSHVANELQVPMLSFGATDPTLTSLQFPFLVRTTRSDHFQMAAVADLVDYYEWKQVTAIYIDDDYGRNGIASLGDELVKRRAKISFKAAVRPGAKKSEMASVLVRVALRESRVVILHANPDSGLTLLSLARNLGMTSSGYVWIATDWLSSFLDSSPRLDIGLLGTMQGFLTLRQHTENTRRKSMLASKWSALVKKDSVDDKFLINSYGFYAYDTVWILAYALDAYFSRGGNISFSNDTKLHEVGAGGLQLKAMTVFDGGRLLLERIQQVNFTGATGPVKFDTDGNLIRPAYDIVNIVGSGLRTVGYWSNYSGLSTLLPETLYMKPAKRVRGDQKLHTVIWPGETTVRPRGWVFPNNGIELKIGVPNRASYRQFVSVDDNTGTVRGFCIDVFVAAANLLQYPVPFKFVPFGDGSQNPSYPDLINNILTNDFDAVVGDIAIVTNRTRVVDFTQPYVESGLVVLTSVKKQSSSGWAFLQPFTIKMWCVTGLFFLVIGTVVWLLEHRINDDFRGPPVKQVITVFWFSFSTLFFAHREDTRSTLGRFVIIIWLFVVLIIQSSYTASLTSILTVQQLISPITGIDSLVASDDPIGFQVGSFAESYLVNELGVSRHRLKSLGTPDEYKQALELGPANGGVTAIVDERPYVEIFLLLHPKFAVVGSEFTKSGWGFAFPRDSPLAVDLSTSILQLSENGDLQRIHDKWLANDVAGSMSQNNELESDRLQVYSFSGLFLICGVACLIALAIHAGILFHKYCEQRRQVSADGSSRSSRSSFRAFLSFADRREMDAHIASKDKAAGDHSISAASSSSVSTTTSC, encoded by the exons ATGAAGTTCGCACTCCATTTCTGGGGTCTTTTCTGCTGTCTGTATGCACTCAGCAAGAATATCTATGCGAGGCCCGATGCAGTGAGCGTTGGAGCTCTTTTCACATTCAATTCCACGATAGGGAGAGCTGCCAAGATTGCCATTTCTGCTGCTGTCAATGAGATCAACAACGATTCAAGCATCCTTCCAGGCACAAACCTGGTTGTCGAGATGCAAGATTCCAATTGCAGTGGCTTCGTTGGCATTGTGCAAG CATTGCAATTCATGGAGAAAGACACAGTTGCAATCATCGGCCCACAGTCTTCTGTCATCGCGCATGTTGTTTCTCATGTTGCAAATGAACTTCAAGTGCCTATGCTGTCCTTTGGTGCAACTGATCCAACTCTCACGTCACTTCAGTTTCCTTTCTTGGTGAGGACAACCCGTAGTGATCATTTTCAAATGGCTGCTGTTGCTGACTTAGTCGACTACTATGAGTGGAAGCAAGTGACAGCTATATATATAGATGATGATTATGGAAGAAACGGCATAGCCTCTTTAGGTGATGAACTTGTCAAGAGGCGGGCTAAGATCTCGTTTAAAGCTGCAGTTAGGCCAGGAGCAAAAAAGAGTGAAATGGCTAGTGTGCTGGTCAGGGTTGCATTGAGGGAATCTCGAGTCGTTATTCTGCATGCAAATCCTGACTCTGGCCTTACACTTCTCTCATTGGCACGCAATCTCGGCATGACCTCAAGCGGGTATGTGTGGATTGCAACAGATTGGCTCAGCTCATTCCTGGATTCATCGCCACGTCTCGACATCGGATTACTGGGCACAATGCAGGGTTTTCTCACATTACGCCAGCACACGGAAAATACAAGAAGGAAGAGTATGCTAGCTTCAAAATGGAGTGCACTGGTGAAGAAGGATAGTGTTGACGACAAGTTCTTGATTAATTCGTATGGCTTTTATGCGTATGATACTGTCTGGATCCTTGCTTATGCGTTGGATGCATATTTCAGTAGAGGTGGAAACATTTCTTTCTCAAATGACACCAAGCTACATGAAGTTGGGGCAGGGGGTCTGCAATTGAAAGCTATGACTGTCTTTGATGGGGGGAGGCTGTTACTAGAAAGAATCCAGCAAGTGAATTTCACGGGTGCAACTGGCCCTGTAAAATTTGATACAGATGGTAATCTTATCCGTCCTGCGTACGACATCGTTAACATAGTAGGATCTGGTCTGCGGACAGTTGGTTACTGGTCCAACTATTCTGGCCTGTCCACCTTGTTGCCTGAGACTCTTTACATGAAACCAGCAAAACGTGTTAGGGGAGATCAGAAACTCCACACTGTGATATGGCCAGGTGAGACTACGGTAAGGCCACGTGGATGGGTGTTTCCCAACAATGGAATTGAGCTGAAAATTGGAGTTCCCAATAGGGCAAGTTACCGTCAATTTGTGTCAGTTGACGATAACACCGGAACGGTGCGTGGTTTCTGTATTGATGTGTTTGTTGCCGCAGCCAACTTGTTACAATATCCAGTTCCATTTAAGTTTGTTCCATTTGGGGATGgtagtcagaatccaagctatcCAGACCTTATCAACAATATTCTAACGAAT GACTTCGACGCTGTGGTAGGTGATATAGCCATTGTCACAAATCGGACAAGGGTTGTTGACTTCACTCAGCCATATGTTGAGTCAGGGCTTGTGGTACTTACCTCTGTTAAGAAGCAAAGCTCGAGTGGATGGGCCTTTTTGCAGCCATTCACCATCAAAATGTGGTGCGTCACAGGGCTGTTCTTTCTTGTCATAGGAACGGTGGTTTGGCTGCTTGAGCACAGAATCAATGATGATTTCCGCGGGCCTCCAGTGAAACAGGTTATCACTGTATTCTG GTTCAGTTTCTCAACTCTGTTCTTCGCGCACA GGGAGGACACGAGAAGCACCCTCGGCCGCTTCGTGATCATCATATGGCTCTTCGTGGTTCTGATCATCCAGTCCAGCTACACTGCCAGCCTGACCTCCATACTCACCGTGCAGCAGCTCATATCTCCAATCACAGGGATCGATAGCTTGGTCGCCAGTGACGACCCCATCGGGTTTCAAGTCGGCTCCTTTGCGGAAAGTTACCTCGTGAATGAGCTCGGTGTCTCGAGACACAGGCTTAAATCCCTCGGTACTCCGGACGAGTATAAGCAAGCGCTTGAGCTTGGCCCTGCCAATGGAGGCGTCACTGCCATTGTCGACGAGCGTCCCTATGTTGAGATCTTTTTGCTTCTGCATCCCAAATTCGCAGTCGTGGGCTCGGAGTTCACCAAAAGCGGCTGGGGCTTC GCGTTCCCGAGGGACTCGCCGCTGGCGGTGGACCTGTCGACGTCCATCCTGCAGCTGTCGGAGAACGGCGACCTCCAGCGGATCCACGACAAGTGGCTGGCGAACGACGTGGCGGGGTCCATGTCGCAGAACAACGAGCTGGAGTCGGACCGGCTGCAGGTGTACAGCTTCTCGGGGCTGTTCCTCATCTGCGGGGTGGCGTGCCTCATCGCCCTCGCCATACACGCCGGCATCCTCTTCCACAAGTACTGCGAGCAACGGCGGCAGGTGTCGGCCGACGGCAGCTCCCGCTCCAGCCGCAGCAGTTTCCGCGCGTTCCTGTCGTTCGCCGACCGACGGGAGATGGACGCCCATATAGCGTCCAAGGACAAGGCGGCCGGAGACCACTCCATTAGCGCGGCGTCGAGTAGCAGCGTCAGCACCACCACGTCGTGCTAA